From one Streptomyces sp. R41 genomic stretch:
- a CDS encoding calcium-binding protein, whose amino-acid sequence MPMPSSRRAHRRRSLMSRVGLAFAAALALVVALPSSALAAPGDLDTSFGSGGKVTIDGGSPADGQDVVAQPDGKIVTVGARQNPETFYSDFSVMRHNADGSIDASFGGGDGEVLTNFEDGEDRAQGVTLQPDGKIVVVGTTERFGEENGGCCWLTVARYNPDGSVDTTFGDGGHVIPELAGGAEDGWAVAVLPGPEGKILAAGTAGGDFAAVRYDTHGVLDPTFDGDGKVLTPFPEAGNGGATAYDMALQPNGKFVLAGYSGETSFDFALARYNADGSLDTSFGGGDGRVTTDLGGYNWGRTVVVQSTGKVVVSGSSGGNFTLVRYNVDGSLDGGFGTGGVVTTAFGTGSAVRDLLLQPGDRIVAAGTAGNDFALASYNADGTLDTGFGSNGKTTTDFGTGDFVNRLALQSDGKILAFGNSGDHRALARYLGGTGTPPPPPPSGVDLSVTKAGPTTVSIGDRATYTMTVNNSTTATANGVFLSDTLAGPAASVVSATPSQGTCTTTATSADCSLGTLAPGAHPTVTIVVEPRATGTLTDTATLSATQTDPNPANNTATRTTTVNNSRGCTIIGTSGNDTLNGTFGNDVICALGGDDNVNASYGNDTVYGGYGNDRLDGGYGNDTLNGGPGNDNLIGNYGTDNLNTVDNISGNDTANGGPNTDTCTTDTGDTRISCP is encoded by the coding sequence ATGCCCATGCCTTCTTCCCGACGCGCGCACCGTCGCCGCTCGCTCATGAGCCGGGTCGGTCTCGCCTTCGCGGCCGCTCTCGCCCTCGTCGTCGCCCTGCCGAGCAGTGCCCTCGCCGCACCCGGCGACCTGGACACCTCCTTCGGCAGCGGCGGCAAGGTCACCATCGACGGCGGTTCCCCCGCGGACGGTCAGGACGTCGTCGCCCAGCCCGACGGCAAGATCGTCACGGTCGGCGCCCGACAGAATCCCGAGACCTTCTACAGCGACTTCTCCGTGATGCGGCACAACGCCGACGGCAGCATCGACGCCTCTTTCGGCGGTGGTGACGGGGAAGTGCTGACCAACTTCGAGGACGGCGAGGACCGGGCGCAGGGCGTGACGCTCCAGCCCGACGGGAAGATCGTCGTCGTCGGCACCACCGAGAGGTTCGGCGAGGAGAACGGCGGCTGCTGCTGGTTGACGGTGGCCCGCTACAACCCCGACGGCAGCGTCGACACCACTTTCGGGGACGGCGGCCACGTCATCCCCGAGCTGGCGGGTGGCGCCGAGGACGGCTGGGCGGTCGCGGTGCTGCCCGGCCCGGAGGGGAAGATCCTCGCCGCGGGCACGGCGGGCGGCGACTTCGCGGCGGTCCGCTACGACACCCACGGCGTCCTGGACCCCACCTTCGACGGTGACGGCAAGGTCCTCACCCCGTTCCCGGAGGCAGGCAACGGCGGCGCGACCGCATACGACATGGCCCTGCAGCCCAACGGGAAGTTCGTCCTCGCCGGATACTCGGGCGAGACCTCCTTCGACTTCGCGCTCGCCCGCTACAACGCCGACGGCAGCCTCGACACCTCCTTCGGCGGCGGCGACGGACGCGTCACCACGGATCTCGGCGGCTACAACTGGGGTCGGACCGTGGTCGTGCAGTCGACCGGCAAGGTCGTCGTGTCCGGATCGAGCGGCGGCAACTTCACGCTCGTGCGCTACAACGTCGACGGCAGCCTCGACGGAGGCTTCGGCACCGGTGGCGTCGTGACCACCGCCTTCGGCACCGGCTCCGCGGTGCGGGACCTGCTGCTCCAGCCCGGCGACCGGATCGTCGCCGCCGGAACCGCCGGCAACGACTTCGCGCTGGCCTCCTACAACGCCGACGGCACTCTCGACACCGGCTTCGGCAGCAACGGGAAGACGACCACCGACTTCGGCACCGGCGACTTCGTGAACCGCCTCGCCCTCCAGTCCGACGGCAAGATCCTCGCCTTCGGCAACAGCGGTGACCACCGCGCCCTGGCCCGCTACCTGGGGGGCACCGGCACCCCGCCGCCCCCGCCGCCCTCCGGCGTGGACCTGTCGGTCACCAAGGCCGGTCCCACCACGGTCAGTATCGGTGACCGCGCCACCTACACCATGACCGTCAACAACAGCACCACCGCCACCGCCAACGGCGTCTTCCTCTCCGACACACTCGCCGGACCCGCCGCCTCGGTCGTCTCCGCCACCCCGAGCCAGGGCACCTGCACCACCACCGCCACCAGCGCGGACTGCTCCCTGGGCACCCTCGCCCCCGGCGCCCACCCCACGGTGACAATCGTGGTCGAGCCCCGCGCCACCGGCACCCTCACCGACACCGCCACGCTCAGCGCCACCCAGACCGACCCGAACCCCGCCAACAACACCGCCACACGGACCACCACCGTCAACAACTCCCGCGGCTGCACCATCATCGGCACCAGCGGCAACGACACCCTCAACGGCACCTTCGGCAACGACGTGATCTGCGCCCTCGGCGGAGACGACAACGTCAACGCGAGCTACGGCAACGACACCGTGTACGGCGGATACGGCAACGACCGCCTCGACGGCGGCTACGGCAACGACACCCTGAACGGCGGCCCCGGCAACGACAACCTGATCGGCAACTACGGCACCGACAACCTCAACACCGTCGACAACATCTCCGGCAACGACACCGCCAACGGCGGCCCCAACACGGACACCTGCACCACGGACACCGGCGACACCCGCATCAGCTGCCCCTAG
- a CDS encoding ABC transporter permease, producing the protein MKAVRIAWRITRLNFRAQLEYRSEFLMMIAIGAVWQVSVIVFATVLLTRFTGMGGWDSSDVLLIPATRMLAHGLFVLILGRMHGLGRHIQEGKIDVYLLRPMPVHRQVQLEFFPTNAIGDLTVAAGLMAGALSRSDLDWTAGRTTYLIVAVLGGMLLEAALFTVVACASLRFPAADYWGRWLEELLGTFGSYPLNVLPRAVGGFLTYGLPLAFVAYFPAAVLTGHGGDAGVPYWLAAASPLLGAAGYLAARLLWRWSLRHYTGVGG; encoded by the coding sequence ATGAAAGCCGTTCGGATCGCGTGGCGCATCACGCGGCTCAACTTCCGTGCGCAGCTGGAGTACCGCTCCGAGTTCCTGATGATGATCGCGATCGGCGCGGTCTGGCAGGTGTCGGTGATCGTGTTCGCGACGGTGCTGCTCACCCGGTTCACCGGGATGGGCGGCTGGGACAGTTCGGACGTCCTGCTGATCCCGGCGACGCGGATGCTGGCGCACGGCCTGTTCGTCCTGATCCTGGGCCGGATGCACGGACTCGGCCGGCACATCCAGGAAGGAAAGATCGACGTCTATCTGCTCCGGCCCATGCCGGTCCACCGCCAGGTCCAGCTCGAGTTCTTCCCCACCAACGCGATCGGCGACCTGACGGTGGCGGCGGGCCTGATGGCGGGCGCGCTGAGCCGCAGCGACCTGGACTGGACGGCGGGGCGGACCACGTATCTGATCGTCGCCGTCCTCGGCGGCATGCTCCTGGAAGCCGCCCTGTTCACGGTCGTGGCCTGCGCCTCGCTCCGCTTCCCGGCCGCCGACTACTGGGGCCGCTGGCTGGAAGAACTGCTCGGCACGTTCGGCAGTTACCCCCTCAACGTGCTGCCACGAGCGGTCGGCGGCTTCCTCACCTACGGGCTGCCGTTGGCGTTCGTCGCGTACTTCCCGGCCGCCGTGCTGACCGGCCACGGGGGCGACGCGGGTGTGCCGTACTGGCTGGCCGCGGCCTCCCCGCTGCTGGGTGCGGCCGGCTACCTGGCCGCCCGGCTGCTGTGGCGGTGGAGCCTTCGGCACTACACGGGGGTGGGCGGATGA
- a CDS encoding ABC transporter permease codes for MSVTAPRGWRAARVTPLGELHTPPRMTAALLRLTVQVVLVASLWRGLYAATGTTAGLTRDQAVTYAVLAVLATRIRELDQYSGRDTVQQHMHFGTIVYWYLRPLPPQRYYALRALGEQLYGLIWALAGYLICLAAGVVDPPKSGAVAGVFVLSVLLGQWVLYYVMLVIDQLCFWTLRNGAAIMILIFAQNLLSGVYAPLWFFPDWFITLSRFLPFQATLSVPLSLYVGRIPVSDAAPELAVQAAWVVALALFTRLLWRRAARRVISQGG; via the coding sequence ATGAGCGTCACTGCCCCGCGCGGCTGGCGGGCAGCCCGGGTCACCCCGCTCGGCGAGCTGCACACCCCGCCGCGGATGACCGCCGCGCTGCTCCGGCTCACCGTGCAGGTGGTACTGGTCGCCTCGCTGTGGCGCGGCCTGTACGCGGCGACCGGCACCACCGCCGGACTCACCCGGGACCAGGCCGTCACGTACGCCGTGCTCGCGGTACTGGCCACCCGGATCAGGGAGTTGGACCAGTACTCGGGCCGCGACACCGTGCAGCAGCACATGCACTTCGGCACCATCGTGTACTGGTATCTGCGCCCGCTGCCCCCGCAGCGCTACTACGCCCTGCGCGCGCTCGGCGAGCAACTCTACGGACTGATCTGGGCGTTGGCCGGATACCTGATCTGTCTGGCCGCCGGGGTCGTTGATCCCCCCAAGTCGGGGGCCGTGGCAGGAGTGTTCGTGCTCAGCGTGCTGCTCGGGCAATGGGTCCTGTACTACGTCATGCTCGTCATCGACCAGTTGTGCTTCTGGACGCTCCGCAACGGCGCCGCGATCATGATCCTGATCTTCGCGCAGAACCTGCTGTCCGGGGTGTACGCGCCGCTGTGGTTCTTCCCCGACTGGTTCATCACGCTCAGCCGCTTCCTGCCGTTCCAGGCGACGCTCAGTGTGCCGTTGTCGCTGTACGTGGGCCGGATTCCGGTGTCCGACGCGGCCCCCGAACTCGCCGTACAGGCCGCCTGGGTGGTGGCCCTCGCCCTGTTCACCCGGCTGCTGTGGCGACGTGCCGCCCGGCGTGTGATCTCGCAAGGAGGCTGA
- a CDS encoding ATP-binding cassette domain-containing protein, whose product MNGSIQVRGLSRTFHTTVRRPGFTGALKSLVSPERVAKEAVSDITFDVAPGELLALLGPNGAGKSTTIKMLTGILTPTAGEARVAGVVPYVERERNARNIGAVFGQRTQLWWDLPVRESFSILRDIYEVPAGEHRVRLGEFDELLDLSSFWDTRVRHLSLGQRVRCDLAAALLHDPPVVFLDEPTIGMDVVVKEQVRGFLKHQVEERGRTVLLTTHDMTEVGRLAERVVLINHGRLVLDGTLDEIRRKFGSTWQVRATLADPHAPVEPLPGIALLRREGPQVVFGPDGEEAPTVHQALKQVIERYEVSDVALDEADLEDVMRAAYVQAGEA is encoded by the coding sequence GTGAACGGCAGCATCCAGGTCCGCGGCCTCTCCCGCACCTTTCACACCACCGTCCGCCGCCCGGGATTCACAGGCGCCCTCAAGTCTCTCGTCAGCCCGGAACGAGTGGCGAAGGAAGCCGTCTCCGACATCACCTTCGACGTGGCCCCCGGAGAACTGCTCGCCCTGCTCGGGCCGAACGGCGCGGGCAAGTCCACCACCATCAAGATGCTCACCGGCATCCTCACCCCGACCGCCGGCGAGGCGCGCGTCGCCGGTGTGGTCCCGTACGTGGAACGCGAGCGCAACGCGCGCAACATCGGCGCCGTGTTCGGGCAGCGCACCCAGCTGTGGTGGGACCTGCCGGTGCGCGAGTCCTTCTCGATCCTGCGCGACATCTACGAGGTGCCGGCGGGTGAACACCGCGTCCGGCTCGGCGAGTTCGACGAGCTGCTCGACCTCTCCTCCTTCTGGGACACCCGCGTACGCCACCTCTCCCTCGGTCAGCGGGTGCGCTGCGACCTGGCCGCGGCCCTCCTGCACGATCCGCCGGTGGTGTTCCTCGACGAGCCCACCATCGGCATGGACGTGGTGGTCAAGGAGCAGGTGCGCGGCTTCCTCAAGCACCAGGTGGAGGAGCGCGGCCGGACGGTGCTGCTGACCACGCACGACATGACGGAGGTCGGACGGCTCGCCGAGCGCGTCGTCCTGATCAACCACGGGCGGCTCGTCCTCGACGGCACGCTCGACGAGATCCGCCGCAAGTTCGGCTCGACCTGGCAGGTGCGGGCCACGCTCGCGGACCCGCACGCCCCCGTCGAGCCGCTGCCGGGAATCGCGCTGCTGCGGCGCGAGGGCCCGCAGGTGGTGTTCGGGCCGGACGGGGAGGAGGCCCCGACCGTCCACCAGGCGCTGAAGCAGGTCATCGAGCGGTACGAGGTGTCCGATGTCGCCCTGGACGAGGCCGACTTGGAGGACGTGATGCGGGCGGCGTACGTCCAGGCGGGGGAGGCATGA
- a CDS encoding sugar MFS transporter: MTDTLTRTAAGRLFSRPAAVASCVAFVLIGMLQALYGPAVPGLREEFHLSPSGAGLGLSLHFTGGVAGVLAFNAIHSRISNRALLAASYALMAAGGAGFAFAPNWPLALAAAFLGGLGFGGIDYGLNQLFAVGFGDRSTAMLNVLNAHFGIGAVLGPALIAWVGPDDYAYAFGACAVLAAALILCTGGVRSEAPSVSEAAARPAAGGLLSRVLAGFLALYILNVAVEAGVGGWEPTHLETVGYSATIAASATSVYWLMMTAGRFLVVPITLRYAPERILAVCAAGMTACLLLALIPGAAPVAYAGVGLFIAPVFPTGLPWLNQALPGAKRAGAWVIAASMIGGVAAPPLLGVGIEASGIHAVPWLLTLLSGASLVATVWLMRLTRERAA, from the coding sequence ATGACTGACACCCTCACCCGCACCGCGGCCGGCCGGCTCTTCAGCCGTCCGGCCGCGGTCGCGTCCTGCGTCGCGTTCGTCCTCATCGGCATGCTTCAAGCGCTCTACGGGCCCGCGGTGCCGGGCCTGCGCGAGGAATTCCATCTGTCTCCGTCCGGAGCCGGGCTCGGCCTGAGCCTGCACTTCACCGGAGGGGTCGCGGGCGTCCTGGCCTTCAACGCGATCCACTCCCGGATCAGCAACAGGGCGCTGCTGGCGGCGAGTTACGCGCTGATGGCAGCGGGTGGCGCGGGCTTCGCGTTCGCGCCGAACTGGCCGCTCGCCCTCGCCGCCGCCTTCCTCGGCGGCCTCGGCTTCGGCGGCATCGACTACGGCCTCAACCAGCTCTTCGCGGTCGGCTTCGGCGACCGTTCGACGGCGATGCTGAACGTGCTGAACGCGCACTTCGGCATCGGTGCGGTGCTCGGTCCCGCGCTCATCGCATGGGTGGGCCCCGACGACTACGCGTACGCCTTCGGGGCGTGTGCCGTGCTGGCGGCGGCGCTGATCCTGTGCACGGGCGGGGTACGCAGCGAGGCGCCCTCCGTGTCCGAAGCCGCCGCGAGGCCTGCCGCCGGTGGCCTGCTCTCCCGTGTGCTGGCCGGCTTCCTCGCCCTGTACATCCTGAACGTCGCCGTCGAGGCGGGTGTCGGCGGCTGGGAGCCCACCCACCTGGAGACCGTCGGCTACAGCGCGACGATCGCCGCCTCGGCCACCTCGGTCTACTGGCTCATGATGACGGCCGGCCGTTTCCTCGTCGTCCCGATCACGCTGCGGTACGCGCCCGAGCGCATCCTCGCGGTCTGCGCGGCCGGGATGACGGCGTGCCTGCTCCTGGCGCTGATACCGGGGGCCGCGCCGGTGGCGTACGCCGGTGTGGGCCTGTTCATCGCACCGGTGTTCCCGACCGGTCTCCCCTGGCTGAACCAGGCACTGCCGGGGGCCAAGCGGGCGGGCGCCTGGGTGATCGCCGCGTCGATGATCGGCGGGGTGGCGGCGCCACCGCTCCTCGGCGTGGGCATCGAGGCGTCCGGTATTCACGCGGTGCCGTGGCTGTTGACCTTGTTGTCAGGCGCGTCGCTGGTGGCCACGGTCTGGCTGATGCGGCTGACGCGGGAGCGTGCGGCATGA
- a CDS encoding glycoside hydrolase family 2 TIM barrel-domain containing protein, giving the protein MSFRATTSIDYVEDVSPGSGALPPRAWYASSDATSLSLNGSWHFRLSATADAEDDSFADEDYDAGDWAEVSVPGHWVLQGHGSPIYTNHLYPFPVDPPRVPTENPTGDHLRVFDLPSDWPSDGGSVLRFDGVESCARVWLNGTDIGEFKGSRLPHEFAVGHLLKPAGNVLAVRVHQWSAGSYLEDQDQWWLPGIFRDVTLLHRPPGSALDFFVHASYDHLTGEGALRVDSDVDGRVTVPALDIDVATGESVTVPVRPWTAEAPRLYDGELVTEGERVPLRIGFRTVELADGLIKVNGRPILFKGVNRHEWHPEKGRALDPETMREDVLLMKRHNINAVRTSHYPPHPAFLDLCDEYGLWVIDECDLETHGFTEQAWRDNPVDDDRWTPALLDRAARMVERDKNHPSVVVWSLGNEAGTGRGLTAMAEWIRGRDASRLIHYEGDINCRDTDVYSRMYAGHAEVERIGRGLDGGALKRRGLPFILCEYGHAMGNGPGGLADYQRLFESYDRIQGGFIWEWIDHGIKDERYGFAYGGDFGEELHDGNFVCDGLVFPDRTPSPGLVEYKKVIEPVRVVGDGTDGTVRITNAYDFADLSALAFEWSYQVEGETVEAGALSVPALAPGESAEVKLPTPPADARGAETQWTVRAVLAAGTVWGPQGHEVAWAQLPSGERTLPRVAQSDGPVLGERRITLGPAAFDARTGALRTIGGVDVTGLRLDVWRAPTDNDNGAHWQPDERYGPLWRKLGLHRMRHRLDAVELGADALTVRTRVAPAAWEVGLRTVYRWTSDGTRLRLTVSVAPEGDWTLPLPRLGIRLGLSGSADRVKWFGGGPGEGYPDTKSASMVGRWESTVDQLQTPYVRPQENGARADVRWAQIGGLRVEGDPSFWFTARRWTTEQLDAAEHLTDLAAGDTVWVNLDHGQQGIGSQSCGPGALPQYQLRAAPAEFSFVLSEIHD; this is encoded by the coding sequence ATGTCTTTCCGCGCCACCACTTCCATCGATTACGTCGAGGACGTCTCACCCGGCAGCGGCGCGCTTCCACCGCGGGCCTGGTATGCGTCCTCGGATGCCACGTCCTTGTCACTGAACGGCAGTTGGCACTTCCGGCTGTCGGCGACCGCCGACGCGGAGGACGACTCGTTCGCCGACGAGGACTACGACGCCGGGGACTGGGCGGAAGTCTCGGTCCCCGGCCACTGGGTCCTTCAGGGCCACGGCTCCCCCATCTACACCAACCACCTCTACCCCTTCCCGGTCGACCCGCCGCGCGTGCCGACCGAGAACCCGACCGGAGATCATCTGCGGGTCTTCGACCTGCCGTCCGACTGGCCCTCGGACGGGGGCTCGGTGCTGCGCTTCGACGGGGTCGAGTCCTGCGCCCGTGTCTGGCTCAACGGCACGGACATCGGCGAGTTCAAGGGCTCCCGGCTGCCGCACGAGTTCGCGGTCGGGCATCTGCTGAAGCCGGCCGGCAACGTGCTCGCGGTCCGCGTGCACCAGTGGTCGGCGGGCTCGTACCTGGAGGACCAGGACCAGTGGTGGCTGCCCGGCATCTTCCGGGACGTCACGCTCCTGCACCGCCCACCGGGCAGCGCGCTCGACTTCTTCGTGCACGCGTCCTACGACCACCTCACCGGAGAGGGCGCCCTGCGCGTCGACTCCGACGTCGACGGGCGGGTCACCGTGCCCGCCCTGGACATCGATGTCGCGACCGGCGAGTCGGTGACCGTCCCGGTGCGGCCGTGGACGGCCGAGGCCCCCCGGCTGTACGACGGTGAGCTGGTCACGGAGGGCGAGCGCGTCCCGTTGCGCATCGGCTTCCGGACCGTGGAGCTGGCGGACGGCCTGATCAAGGTCAACGGCCGACCGATCCTCTTCAAGGGCGTCAACCGCCACGAGTGGCACCCGGAGAAGGGCCGAGCCCTCGATCCGGAGACCATGCGCGAGGACGTGCTGCTGATGAAGCGGCACAACATCAACGCCGTTCGCACCTCGCACTACCCGCCGCACCCCGCGTTCCTCGACCTGTGCGACGAGTACGGCCTGTGGGTCATCGACGAGTGCGACCTGGAGACCCACGGTTTCACCGAACAGGCCTGGCGCGACAACCCCGTCGACGACGACCGCTGGACCCCGGCGCTGCTCGACCGCGCCGCCCGTATGGTCGAGCGCGACAAGAACCACCCGTCCGTCGTCGTCTGGTCCCTCGGCAACGAGGCCGGCACCGGGCGCGGGCTCACCGCCATGGCCGAGTGGATCCGCGGCCGGGACGCCTCACGGCTGATCCACTACGAGGGCGACATCAACTGCCGTGACACGGACGTGTATTCACGGATGTACGCGGGCCACGCCGAGGTCGAGCGCATCGGCCGCGGCCTGGACGGCGGCGCGCTGAAGCGACGCGGGCTCCCCTTCATCCTCTGCGAGTACGGGCACGCCATGGGCAACGGTCCCGGCGGCCTCGCCGACTACCAGCGCCTCTTCGAGTCCTACGACCGGATCCAGGGCGGTTTCATCTGGGAGTGGATCGACCACGGCATCAAGGACGAGCGGTACGGGTTCGCGTACGGCGGTGACTTCGGCGAGGAGCTGCACGACGGGAACTTCGTCTGCGACGGGCTTGTCTTCCCGGACCGGACGCCGTCGCCGGGGCTCGTCGAGTACAAGAAGGTGATCGAACCGGTTCGCGTCGTCGGTGACGGCACGGACGGGACCGTGCGGATCACGAACGCGTACGACTTCGCGGATCTCTCGGCGCTCGCCTTCGAGTGGTCGTACCAGGTCGAGGGCGAGACGGTCGAGGCGGGCGCGCTGTCGGTGCCCGCGCTCGCACCGGGCGAGTCGGCCGAGGTGAAGCTGCCGACCCCGCCCGCCGACGCGCGCGGCGCCGAGACTCAGTGGACGGTACGGGCGGTGCTCGCTGCCGGGACGGTGTGGGGGCCGCAGGGTCACGAGGTCGCCTGGGCTCAACTTCCTTCCGGGGAACGGACTTTGCCGCGTGTGGCCCAGTCCGACGGCCCCGTGCTCGGCGAGCGGCGGATCACCCTCGGCCCGGCCGCCTTCGACGCCCGCACCGGTGCGCTGAGGACGATCGGCGGGGTCGACGTCACCGGTCTGCGCCTGGACGTGTGGCGTGCGCCGACCGACAACGACAACGGCGCGCACTGGCAGCCGGACGAGCGCTACGGCCCGCTCTGGCGCAAGCTGGGCCTGCACCGGATGCGACACCGGTTGGACGCCGTGGAGTTGGGCGCCGACGCCTTGACGGTACGGACCCGGGTGGCGCCCGCCGCCTGGGAGGTGGGCCTGCGCACGGTGTACCGGTGGACGTCCGACGGGACGCGGCTGCGGCTGACCGTGTCCGTGGCACCGGAGGGCGACTGGACGCTGCCGTTGCCGCGTCTCGGGATCCGCCTGGGGCTCTCGGGCTCGGCGGACCGGGTGAAGTGGTTCGGCGGTGGTCCCGGTGAGGGGTATCCGGACACCAAGTCCGCCTCCATGGTGGGGCGTTGGGAATCCACGGTGGACCAGCTGCAGACGCCGTACGTGCGTCCGCAGGAGAACGGCGCCCGGGCCGATGTCCGCTGGGCGCAGATCGGTGGTCTGCGCGTCGAGGGCGATCCCTCGTTCTGGTTCACCGCGCGCCGCTGGACGACCGAGCAGCTCGATGCCGCCGAGCACCTGACGGACCTGGCAGCGGGCGACACGGTCTGGGTCAACCTCGACCACGGGCAGCAGGGCATCGGCTCGCAGTCGTGCGGTCCCGGCGCGCTGCCTCAGTACCAACTGCGGGCCGCTCCCGCGGAGTTCTCGTTCGTCCTCTCGGAGATTCATGACTGA
- a CDS encoding carbohydrate ABC transporter permease, with protein MTTTAPDISKPRKVRRGGSVIGNTGLYVAIGIAALLFLLPFYLIVRNALMTDPEITGESWKWFPTDIQWGNITEPFDDVTVDFGRAMVNSMVVAVLMTVGTLLICSLAGYGLARIPYKHANKVFYAVLATLMVPTAVTFVPSFVLVSSLGWVDTYRGLIIPGLFSGFTCFLFRQYFLGFPKELEEAARVDGLGYWGAYWRVVVPNSLNFFAAIATITFISGWNAFLWPLVIGQDPSAWTVQVALSSYMTNQTVNYHLIFMATAISILPLVFVFLFLQRWLVQGVAQTGIKG; from the coding sequence GTGACCACCACCGCACCCGACATCAGCAAGCCGCGCAAGGTCCGGCGCGGCGGCAGCGTCATCGGCAACACGGGCCTGTACGTCGCCATCGGCATCGCCGCCCTGCTCTTCCTCCTCCCCTTCTATCTGATCGTCCGCAACGCCCTGATGACGGACCCGGAGATCACCGGCGAGAGCTGGAAGTGGTTCCCCACGGACATCCAGTGGGGCAACATCACCGAGCCGTTCGACGACGTCACGGTCGACTTCGGCCGCGCGATGGTGAACTCCATGGTCGTCGCGGTCCTGATGACCGTCGGCACCCTCCTGATCTGCTCCCTCGCCGGCTACGGCCTGGCCAGAATCCCCTACAAGCACGCCAACAAGGTCTTCTACGCCGTCCTGGCCACCCTGATGGTTCCCACGGCCGTCACCTTCGTGCCCAGCTTCGTGCTGGTCTCGTCACTCGGCTGGGTGGACACCTATCGCGGCCTCATCATTCCGGGCCTCTTCAGTGGTTTCACCTGCTTCCTCTTCCGGCAGTACTTCCTGGGGTTCCCCAAGGAACTGGAGGAGGCGGCGCGTGTGGACGGGCTCGGCTACTGGGGCGCGTACTGGCGGGTCGTCGTACCGAACTCGCTGAACTTCTTCGCCGCGATCGCGACGATCACCTTCATCAGCGGCTGGAACGCCTTCCTGTGGCCGCTGGTCATCGGCCAGGACCCGAGCGCGTGGACGGTCCAGGTCGCGCTCTCCTCGTACATGACCAACCAGACCGTCAACTACCACCTGATCTTCATGGCCACGGCCATTTCCATCCTGCCCCTGGTGTTCGTGTTCCTCTTCCTCCAGCGCTGGCTGGTGCAGGGGGTCGCACAGACCGGCATCAAGGGCTGA
- a CDS encoding carbohydrate ABC transporter permease — MSTTTARDVARPAPAKASKARPRRGLRGNPTLNFWLFTGPFVIGLVIFIFIPIGWSIWLSFFEARYTVTPSKFIGFDNYHQILTNSNFVKSLGTFTVFAAFIVPTTWAVSLGLALLVHRMRFMKAFFRSVFFLPTACSYVAAALIWKMSIFNGVRFGLANTVIGWFGIDNIAWLANPDPPWYWLVIVTVRLWLQSGFYMILFLAALQNIPGELYEAAAIDGAKPGWQTFRYITLPQLRATSTAVILLLLIAAYQAFDEFYNLLGKATWGKPPLVELYNTALGTNQDYGAGSAGAVVLTLLICVVTLFQGKIMGFGRGEESK; from the coding sequence ATGTCGACGACCACAGCACGCGACGTCGCGCGCCCCGCCCCGGCCAAGGCCTCCAAGGCCCGGCCCCGGCGGGGGCTGCGGGGCAACCCCACACTCAACTTCTGGCTCTTCACCGGACCGTTCGTCATCGGCCTGGTGATCTTCATCTTCATCCCCATCGGGTGGAGCATCTGGCTCAGTTTCTTCGAGGCGCGCTACACGGTCACCCCCAGCAAGTTCATCGGGTTCGACAACTACCACCAGATCCTGACGAACAGTAACTTCGTCAAATCGCTGGGCACGTTCACCGTGTTCGCCGCGTTCATCGTGCCCACCACCTGGGCGGTCTCGTTGGGCCTGGCGCTGCTGGTGCACCGGATGCGCTTCATGAAGGCGTTCTTCCGTTCGGTCTTCTTCCTGCCGACCGCGTGCAGTTACGTCGCGGCGGCGCTGATCTGGAAGATGTCCATCTTCAACGGTGTCCGCTTCGGCCTCGCCAACACCGTCATCGGCTGGTTCGGCATCGACAACATCGCCTGGCTGGCCAATCCCGATCCGCCCTGGTACTGGCTGGTCATCGTGACCGTGCGCCTGTGGCTGCAGTCCGGCTTCTACATGATCCTGTTCCTCGCGGCGCTGCAGAACATCCCGGGCGAGCTGTACGAGGCCGCCGCCATCGACGGCGCCAAGCCGGGCTGGCAGACCTTCCGGTACATCACGCTGCCGCAGCTGCGGGCCACGTCGACCGCGGTGATCCTGCTGCTGCTGATCGCCGCCTATCAGGCCTTCGACGAGTTCTACAACCTGCTGGGCAAGGCCACGTGGGGCAAGCCGCCCCTCGTCGAGCTCTACAACACGGCCCTCGGCACCAACCAGGACTACGGCGCCGGCAGCGCGGGGGCGGTCGTCCTGACCCTGCTGATCTGCGTCGTGACCCTGTTCCAGGGCAAGATCATGGGCTTCGGAAGGGGTGAGGAGTCCAAGTGA